The following are from one region of the Halomonas qaidamensis genome:
- a CDS encoding DNA-3-methyladenine glycosylase, with protein sequence MAHTDPLIDVNRLANTAALPPLPRDFYHRDTLAVARDLLGCRLVRYYEGELMIAKIVETEAYRGSEDSACHAHRRKTPRTEAMFGPPGHAYVYLVYGMHWLLNVVTQPEGNPCAVLIRAVEPVSGEAAMRALRDVKGRNLTNGPGKLTRALRIDKTLYGHDMTQPNALWITAGTPPDAVASGPRVGIDYAQPTDRDAPWRLWSEGNPWVSKTR encoded by the coding sequence ATGGCGCATACTGACCCATTAATTGACGTTAATCGACTCGCTAACACAGCGGCGTTACCTCCTCTTCCGCGCGACTTTTATCACCGCGACACCCTCGCCGTCGCTCGGGATCTATTGGGTTGCCGACTGGTTCGTTACTACGAAGGTGAGCTGATGATCGCGAAGATTGTCGAAACAGAGGCCTATCGGGGGTCTGAAGATTCGGCCTGCCATGCGCATCGGCGCAAAACGCCGAGAACGGAGGCCATGTTTGGGCCACCAGGGCACGCCTACGTGTATCTGGTGTATGGCATGCACTGGCTGCTGAACGTTGTGACACAGCCAGAAGGCAACCCGTGCGCGGTGCTTATTCGTGCGGTGGAGCCAGTGTCAGGCGAAGCGGCCATGCGCGCGCTACGTGATGTAAAGGGCCGCAATCTCACCAATGGCCCCGGTAAGCTAACCCGCGCGCTGCGTATTGATAAAACGCTATATGGTCATGATATGACCCAGCCGAACGCGCTATGGATAACAGCGGGCACTCCTCCCGATGCCGTTGCCTCTGGCCCTCGCGTGGGTATCGATTATGCCCAGCCCACCGACCGCGATGCCCCTTGGCGGCTGTGGAGTGAGGGCAATCCCTGGGTCTCGAAAACGCGTTAG
- the gabT gene encoding 4-aminobutyrate--2-oxoglutarate transaminase → MSNAELNELKQKYVAAGAASPATAFADRAENAEIWDADGNRFIDFAGGIGVLNVGHRHPKVVAAVKAQLDKVMHTCQTVMPYEGYVKVAEKLSHIVPVRGHAKVMLANSGAEALENAVKIARAATGRSNVICFDGGYHGRTFYTMAMNGKVAPYQTDFGPMPGTVFRAPYPVPYHGVSEDEAIRGLKMTLKTDANPKDTAAIILEPVLGEGGFYPAPKSFLEKIRAICDEHGMLMIIDEVQSGFGRTGKMFAIEHSGVEPDMMTMAKSMADGMPISAIVGTDKVMDASGPNSLGGTYTGSPTACAAALAVMEVFEEENILEKSQALGEKLAARFNEWQTKFDCIDHVRNMGAMAAFELVSNKTDRTPNAELAAALCKKAREEGLILLSCGMYGNTIRFLMPVTIEDSVLNEGLDIIESCLESLV, encoded by the coding sequence ATGAGCAATGCCGAGCTAAACGAACTAAAGCAGAAGTACGTTGCGGCGGGCGCTGCCAGCCCTGCTACCGCTTTTGCGGATCGTGCTGAAAATGCTGAGATCTGGGACGCCGACGGCAACCGCTTTATCGACTTCGCAGGTGGCATTGGCGTTTTGAACGTAGGGCATCGTCACCCGAAAGTCGTTGCTGCTGTGAAAGCCCAGCTGGATAAGGTCATGCACACCTGCCAGACCGTCATGCCTTATGAAGGTTATGTGAAGGTTGCTGAAAAACTTAGCCATATTGTACCGGTACGCGGCCACGCAAAAGTCATGCTAGCTAACTCCGGCGCAGAAGCGCTGGAAAATGCGGTTAAAATTGCCCGCGCGGCCACCGGCCGTTCTAACGTTATTTGTTTCGATGGTGGTTATCACGGACGTACGTTTTACACCATGGCCATGAACGGCAAAGTCGCACCGTATCAAACCGATTTCGGCCCGATGCCTGGCACGGTATTCCGCGCCCCTTACCCGGTGCCCTACCACGGTGTCAGCGAAGACGAAGCCATTCGTGGTCTAAAAATGACCCTAAAAACTGACGCCAATCCAAAAGATACCGCCGCTATTATTTTAGAGCCCGTGCTAGGCGAAGGCGGCTTCTATCCCGCGCCCAAGAGCTTTCTTGAGAAAATCCGCGCAATTTGCGATGAGCATGGCATGCTAATGATCATCGACGAAGTGCAGTCTGGCTTTGGCCGTACCGGTAAAATGTTCGCCATTGAGCACAGCGGCGTTGAACCGGACATGATGACCATGGCGAAGAGCATGGCTGACGGCATGCCCATTTCTGCGATTGTTGGCACCGACAAGGTCATGGACGCTTCAGGCCCCAATTCTCTGGGCGGCACCTATACCGGCAGCCCCACGGCCTGTGCCGCAGCGCTGGCCGTGATGGAAGTGTTCGAAGAGGAGAATATTCTTGAAAAAAGCCAAGCGCTGGGTGAAAAGCTAGCGGCGCGTTTTAACGAGTGGCAAACCAAGTTCGATTGCATTGACCATGTGCGCAACATGGGCGCTATGGCAGCATTCGAGCTAGTCTCAAATAAAACCGATCGCACGCCCAATGCTGAGCTTGCTGCCGCGCTGTGTAAAAAAGCCCGTGAGGAAGGTTTGATCTTGCTCTCTTGCGGCATGTACGGCAATACGATTCGCTTCTTAATGCCGGTCACGATTGAAGACAGCGTCCTAAACGAAGGGCTGGATATTATTGAATCCTGCCTGGAATCGCTGGTTTAA
- a CDS encoding YkoF family thiamine/hydroxymethylpyrimidine-binding protein yields the protein MYLSVQLSYYPLADDFKPVVKEVVKRLEATGLEVHPNRMSTQVFGEFDAVMAALSDVMKWSFETHGKAVFTANFLEGDRRPR from the coding sequence ATGTATCTTTCCGTACAGCTAAGCTATTACCCGCTGGCCGATGATTTTAAGCCAGTGGTGAAAGAGGTGGTAAAACGTTTGGAAGCCACCGGGTTAGAAGTACACCCTAATCGAATGAGTACCCAGGTGTTCGGGGAATTCGATGCGGTGATGGCGGCGTTAAGCGATGTCATGAAATGGTCGTTTGAGACTCATGGAAAAGCGGTTTTTACAGCTAATTTCCTCGAAGGCGATCGACGCCCTCGGTAA
- a CDS encoding ribonuclease Z, producing MNLLFLGTSAGVPTKQRNVSGIALRESKGKGWYLVDCGESTQHQVLHTKLSFHSLKAILITHVHGDHCYGLPGILASAAMGGRKAPLTIVAPAGIQTWLEATCEVTQLCLPFALEFIASDDLPSVEFESIAVETFGLSHRVASYAYAFTERKVDAALDVDKLAQKGIPRGPLWGQLKQGVDSEFAGEQLKSNDYLIFKNKPRKVVIAGDNDQPDLLNEACAEAQVLVHEATYTEEMAQKAGDVGHSYAKLVAAFAEKAQLPNLVLTHFSPRYQLNPSASPSIEDIRKEAQSVYSGSLFLARDFSEYTLEKTGHFSEIKGE from the coding sequence ATGAACCTACTTTTCCTCGGCACCTCCGCAGGCGTGCCCACCAAGCAAAGAAACGTCTCTGGGATCGCTTTGCGTGAAAGCAAAGGGAAGGGCTGGTATCTGGTTGATTGTGGTGAGAGCACTCAGCATCAGGTCTTACATACCAAGCTGTCGTTCCATTCGTTGAAAGCCATCTTGATTACCCATGTGCACGGCGACCACTGCTATGGGCTGCCGGGCATTCTGGCGAGTGCCGCCATGGGTGGCCGGAAAGCGCCGCTGACTATTGTTGCGCCCGCAGGTATCCAAACGTGGTTGGAGGCAACCTGTGAGGTGACGCAGCTATGCTTACCTTTCGCCCTGGAGTTTATCGCCTCAGACGATCTGCCAAGCGTTGAGTTTGAGAGCATCGCGGTTGAGACCTTCGGACTTTCACATCGGGTGGCGTCTTATGCCTATGCATTTACGGAGCGAAAGGTTGATGCTGCCCTGGACGTGGATAAGCTAGCGCAAAAGGGGATTCCAAGAGGGCCGTTGTGGGGGCAGTTGAAGCAAGGGGTTGATAGTGAGTTTGCAGGTGAGCAGTTAAAAAGCAATGATTACTTAATTTTTAAGAATAAGCCCAGGAAAGTAGTGATCGCTGGAGACAATGACCAGCCTGACTTATTGAACGAGGCGTGTGCAGAGGCGCAGGTGTTGGTGCATGAGGCCACCTATACCGAAGAGATGGCCCAGAAGGCCGGTGATGTGGGACATAGCTACGCCAAACTTGTTGCTGCTTTTGCCGAAAAGGCACAGTTGCCTAATTTGGTGCTGACGCACTTCAGCCCTCGTTATCAGCTTAACCCCAGTGCGTCGCCGTCTATAGAGGACATCCGCAAAGAAGCACAAAGCGTCTATTCAGGCTCGCTTTTCTTGGCGCGGGATTTTAGCGAATACACCTTGGAAAAAACGGGCCACTTTTCTGAAATAAAGGGCGAGTAG
- a CDS encoding E22 family MetX-like putative esterase has product MPLKQRHSLLTVVTFTSLGLLAASPLLAWDGVVEKQTFEMQDFTTQGGETIPELAVGWEAYGELNDARDNAILITHFFSGTSHAAGRYDPDGEPTGYWDAIIGPGKPLDTDEYYIIASDTLVNLNAHDPNVTTTGPASINPDTGEPWGMDFPVVTIRDFVEVQRALLESQGIESLHAVMGASMGALQAFEWASAYPDKVDRLIPVIGGGVADPWLLATLSAWAAPIRLDANWNEGNYYDGEPPTDGLKEALKLVTLNANHWQWANETFNRDWADEERDPAQDINARYAIEQTLDDVAAARAELSDANHLLYLVRANQLFMAGHGDSLEEGLAAIDAPTLMLYSENDLVFAPEGVRRTAELIEADGTEVTLETLEGNRGHLDGVVAIDQASETLREFLK; this is encoded by the coding sequence ATGCCCCTCAAGCAACGACACTCTTTATTGACCGTGGTGACGTTCACTAGCCTCGGGTTACTTGCAGCATCACCGCTACTCGCCTGGGATGGCGTCGTCGAAAAACAAACCTTCGAGATGCAAGACTTCACCACTCAAGGCGGCGAAACAATTCCCGAGCTTGCGGTGGGCTGGGAAGCCTACGGTGAATTAAACGACGCCCGTGACAATGCCATTTTAATTACCCATTTTTTCTCTGGCACCAGCCACGCAGCAGGTCGTTATGACCCGGATGGCGAGCCAACCGGTTACTGGGATGCCATCATTGGCCCCGGCAAACCACTGGATACCGACGAGTACTACATTATTGCGTCCGATACGCTGGTGAACCTCAACGCCCACGACCCCAATGTCACTACCACTGGCCCCGCTTCTATTAATCCAGACACCGGCGAACCGTGGGGAATGGACTTTCCTGTAGTGACGATTCGTGACTTTGTCGAGGTACAGCGCGCATTGCTAGAGAGCCAGGGCATTGAATCGCTACACGCGGTCATGGGTGCCTCCATGGGGGCGCTTCAAGCGTTTGAATGGGCCAGCGCGTACCCTGACAAAGTGGACAGGCTGATTCCTGTTATTGGCGGCGGCGTTGCCGACCCCTGGTTACTGGCAACGCTTAGCGCCTGGGCAGCGCCCATTCGCTTAGACGCCAACTGGAATGAAGGCAATTACTACGATGGCGAGCCACCCACCGATGGGCTAAAAGAAGCGCTCAAGCTCGTCACCCTCAATGCCAATCACTGGCAGTGGGCCAACGAAACCTTCAACCGCGACTGGGCTGACGAAGAGCGCGATCCTGCTCAAGATATCAACGCCCGCTACGCCATTGAACAAACGCTGGATGACGTCGCCGCCGCCCGCGCTGAACTTTCCGATGCCAACCACCTGCTCTACCTGGTCCGCGCCAACCAACTCTTTATGGCGGGCCACGGTGATTCACTAGAAGAAGGACTGGCCGCCATCGACGCCCCAACGCTGATGCTGTACAGCGAAAACGACCTCGTCTTCGCCCCCGAAGGCGTACGCCGCACTGCCGAGCTGATAGAAGCCGACGGCACCGAGGTGACGCTTGAAACCCTGGAAGGCAACCGCGGCCATTTAGATGGTGTTGTCGCTATCGACCAAGCCAGCGAAACGCTGCGAGAGTTTTTGAAATAG
- a CDS encoding UbiH/UbiF/VisC/COQ6 family ubiquinone biosynthesis hydroxylase has protein sequence MQWDHEIIIVGGGMVGAALAARLGHAGISVGLVERGSAPTPPSGDYDLRISSLNARSLSFVKASGTELPEERCCPFRHIDVANQDGSGHSLFSAQDSGMDDFGIFIENRTLQYALWQRLENLPSVTCYTQCAPLSTMAASTGRMLELDNGKTLSARLIVGADGAHSTLRELAGISVSSYDYHQRAMIINVETELPQQDISWQCFTPTGPIAMLPLPGQRASLVWYDSDEATKAREQLSNDALKTAIETAFPKRLGKLTRVVAKASFPIRRQHAKRYIGKRLALIGDAAHVVHPLAGQGLNIGLHDADTLAELIIKGRDPGDHISLHRFECQRRLANQAMIAATDSFHHLFTGAKPLRQLGDLSLHLAERVPLAKRMMMQQANGLNPFKMR, from the coding sequence ATGCAGTGGGATCACGAGATTATCATTGTCGGCGGTGGCATGGTGGGAGCTGCACTGGCGGCTCGGTTAGGCCATGCCGGTATATCGGTTGGCTTGGTAGAACGCGGCAGCGCCCCCACCCCGCCCAGCGGCGATTATGACCTGCGTATCTCCTCACTTAATGCCCGCTCGCTGTCGTTTGTAAAAGCAAGCGGCACCGAGCTACCGGAAGAGCGCTGCTGCCCATTTCGCCATATTGATGTCGCCAACCAGGATGGCTCCGGCCATTCGCTATTTTCTGCCCAGGACAGTGGCATGGATGACTTCGGTATTTTTATCGAAAACCGCACCCTGCAATATGCGTTATGGCAGCGCTTAGAGAATCTTCCCAGCGTGACCTGCTACACCCAGTGCGCGCCGCTGAGCACCATGGCCGCCAGCACCGGCCGCATGCTGGAGCTAGATAATGGCAAAACCTTAAGCGCCCGATTAATAGTGGGCGCTGATGGCGCGCATTCAACGCTACGAGAACTCGCCGGCATTAGCGTTAGCAGTTACGACTACCATCAGCGGGCGATGATTATTAACGTGGAGACCGAGCTGCCCCAGCAAGATATTAGTTGGCAGTGTTTCACCCCCACTGGCCCGATTGCCATGCTGCCCTTACCCGGCCAACGTGCATCGCTGGTGTGGTATGACAGCGACGAAGCCACCAAAGCCCGTGAACAGCTATCCAATGACGCTCTAAAAACGGCCATTGAAACCGCCTTTCCTAAGCGGCTTGGCAAGCTAACAAGAGTCGTGGCAAAAGCGAGCTTTCCCATTAGACGCCAGCACGCTAAACGCTATATCGGCAAGCGCTTAGCCTTGATTGGCGATGCCGCCCACGTGGTGCATCCGCTGGCAGGACAAGGGCTGAATATTGGCCTGCATGATGCCGACACACTGGCAGAGCTAATCATCAAAGGCCGCGACCCTGGTGACCACATTAGCCTGCATCGCTTCGAGTGCCAGCGCCGCTTAGCCAACCAAGCCATGATTGCTGCCACTGACAGCTTCCATCACTTGTTTACCGGCGCAAAACCGCTACGCCAGCTGGGTGATCTCAGCCTGCACCTTGCCGAACGCGTACCGCTCGCCAAACGTATGATGATGCAACAAGCTAACGGGCTAAACCCATTTAAAATGCGCTAA
- a CDS encoding DsbA family oxidoreductase, translating into MQKLRVDLVSDVACPWCAIGYRRFEQALEILDGEIDVELFWQPFELNRDMPPEGEPILEHLCRKYGKDAASMEQSQREIMAVAEELGLNFRGALERRANNTFDAHRVLAWAATQNRETALQLALFEAYFGDAKRPSDPEVLREKAIEVGLDGDVAEAIARSDQYADDVREAEQKFMEAGVTAVPGFILDGRYLISGAQPADVLVDALRQVAEENASR; encoded by the coding sequence ATGCAGAAGTTGAGAGTCGATTTGGTGTCCGATGTAGCATGCCCGTGGTGCGCGATCGGCTATCGGCGCTTCGAACAAGCGTTAGAGATACTTGATGGTGAGATCGATGTAGAACTCTTCTGGCAGCCCTTTGAGCTCAACCGGGACATGCCGCCCGAGGGCGAGCCGATCCTAGAGCACTTATGCCGCAAGTATGGCAAGGACGCGGCCAGCATGGAGCAGTCCCAGCGGGAGATTATGGCCGTGGCCGAAGAACTTGGGCTGAATTTCCGTGGTGCACTGGAGCGCCGGGCGAATAATACCTTCGATGCCCATCGTGTGCTTGCATGGGCCGCAACGCAGAACCGAGAGACGGCGCTGCAGTTGGCATTATTTGAGGCCTACTTTGGTGATGCCAAGCGTCCTTCGGATCCAGAGGTGCTACGAGAGAAGGCTATTGAAGTTGGGCTTGACGGTGACGTTGCCGAGGCCATCGCCCGGTCTGATCAGTACGCGGACGACGTTCGAGAGGCAGAGCAGAAATTCATGGAGGCAGGGGTCACTGCCGTGCCGGGGTTTATACTCGATGGACGCTACCTGATTTCTGGCGCCCAGCCAGCTGATGTGCTTGTCGATGCGCTTCGTCAGGTGGCTGAGGAAAATGCAAGCCGTTAA
- a CDS encoding protein adenylyltransferase SelO → MLSFEHQFATLPEPLWMACQPTPVNQPTLIVFNQRLAETLGIEVKPDDATLAQWFSGNQLPPGAEPRALGYAGHQFGNFVPQLGDGRALLLGEVIDQHGIRRDVQLKGSGRTPFSRGGDGRSPLGPVLREYLVSEFMAAMGVPTTRALAAVSTGERVVRQLPEPGAVFTRVASSHIRVGTFQFAAVRRDEAALKALADHVIARHYPEAASADDPYLALLEAVVARQAALVARWMSLGFIHGVMNTDNCSIAGETIDYGPCAFMEQFDPQKVFSSIDQGKRYAFDNQPAIAQWNLARFAETLLPLMREEGDTVVEQATDSIRRFGPLFDAEQCRLHADKLGLAPESDQADPLMKALKSQMHQGRMDMTATFDALTHYASTSSELHKEALLALTTQPNELAAWLDQWQAAQVASQDSERLDAMRRANPVVIPRNHRVQEVIDAAYEGNFAPFHTLLAVVTQPFDESAEARRLAAPATENEQVLRTFCGT, encoded by the coding sequence GTGCTGTCATTTGAACACCAGTTTGCCACGCTTCCCGAGCCACTGTGGATGGCCTGTCAGCCAACGCCAGTGAACCAGCCGACGCTGATTGTATTTAATCAGCGGTTGGCAGAAACGCTAGGAATAGAAGTTAAGCCCGATGATGCCACCCTTGCCCAATGGTTTAGTGGCAACCAATTGCCACCAGGCGCAGAACCGCGGGCGCTAGGTTACGCTGGGCACCAGTTTGGTAACTTTGTGCCGCAACTAGGGGATGGCCGCGCGCTGTTATTAGGGGAAGTCATCGACCAGCACGGCATACGGCGCGATGTTCAGCTCAAGGGCAGCGGCCGCACGCCCTTTTCCCGCGGTGGTGATGGTCGTTCGCCGTTAGGCCCGGTATTACGTGAGTATTTGGTCAGTGAATTTATGGCTGCAATGGGCGTGCCTACCACCCGTGCATTAGCCGCTGTTTCGACCGGCGAACGAGTGGTGCGCCAACTGCCTGAACCTGGCGCGGTCTTTACCCGCGTTGCCAGCAGCCATATTCGTGTAGGCACCTTCCAATTCGCTGCGGTGCGCAGAGATGAAGCTGCCCTGAAGGCGTTGGCCGACCATGTGATTGCTCGCCACTACCCCGAAGCCGCCAGTGCAGACGATCCTTATTTAGCCTTGTTAGAAGCAGTCGTTGCTCGCCAAGCGGCGCTGGTGGCGCGTTGGATGAGCCTTGGCTTTATTCATGGTGTGATGAATACCGATAACTGCAGCATTGCCGGAGAAACCATCGATTACGGCCCCTGTGCCTTTATGGAGCAGTTTGACCCGCAAAAGGTCTTCAGCTCGATTGATCAAGGTAAGCGCTATGCCTTCGACAACCAGCCTGCGATTGCCCAATGGAACCTAGCCCGCTTTGCAGAAACGTTACTGCCGCTGATGCGCGAAGAGGGCGATACCGTGGTAGAGCAGGCCACCGACAGCATTCGTCGCTTTGGACCACTGTTTGATGCCGAGCAGTGTCGCCTGCATGCAGATAAACTCGGCCTTGCTCCAGAAAGCGATCAAGCAGATCCGCTGATGAAAGCGCTAAAGAGCCAGATGCACCAGGGGCGAATGGATATGACCGCCACCTTTGATGCGCTGACACATTACGCCAGCACCTCAAGCGAGCTGCATAAAGAGGCACTGTTAGCGCTGACCACCCAGCCCAATGAACTGGCGGCATGGTTGGATCAGTGGCAAGCCGCACAGGTTGCCAGCCAAGACAGTGAGCGTTTAGACGCCATGCGGCGTGCTAATCCGGTTGTTATTCCCCGCAACCACCGTGTTCAGGAAGTTATCGATGCAGCTTACGAGGGTAATTTTGCGCCGTTTCACACCTTGCTTGCTGTGGTCACCCAGCCCTTTGATGAATCCGCAGAAGCGCGCCGCCTTGCAGCCCCTGCAACGGAAAACGAGCAGGTACTAAGAACGTTTTGTGGCACCTAG
- a CDS encoding alpha/beta fold hydrolase yields the protein MSAHATQRPRLVFAHANGFPGLSYRTLLEPLAESFDLHPLDRLGHHPDYPVNHNWGNLVDELLSYLPETDAPLLGVGHSLGGTLMAMAADKQPERFCGVIMLDPPLMLGPDAWVMKAAKRFGFMDRITPAGKTQGRRSVWPSREAMANSLRRRGLFRRFTPEALNDYIEAGTRLLDDGSAELTFDPRIEVEIFRHLPDHLSGLPRRVGVPIQLVAGQESHLLTPTRVKRLQRRGLAISEVPGTHMFPMEHPDETRAAILAAWQRFSQGASKRA from the coding sequence ATGTCTGCCCATGCCACCCAACGCCCTCGTTTAGTGTTCGCCCATGCGAATGGCTTTCCTGGCTTAAGCTATCGCACGCTGCTGGAACCGCTGGCAGAGTCGTTTGACCTTCATCCGCTGGATCGATTGGGTCATCACCCGGATTACCCGGTGAACCATAACTGGGGCAATTTAGTTGATGAACTGCTGAGCTATTTACCTGAAACAGACGCGCCGCTATTGGGCGTTGGTCACTCGTTAGGCGGCACGCTGATGGCGATGGCGGCAGATAAACAGCCAGAACGCTTTTGTGGTGTGATTATGCTTGACCCGCCGTTGATGCTGGGGCCGGATGCCTGGGTGATGAAAGCGGCGAAACGATTCGGTTTTATGGACCGCATCACGCCCGCTGGCAAAACCCAGGGGCGGCGCAGCGTGTGGCCTAGCCGAGAAGCCATGGCTAACTCGCTACGCCGCCGTGGATTATTTCGCCGCTTTACCCCAGAGGCGTTGAACGACTACATTGAAGCAGGCACGCGCTTGCTAGACGATGGTAGTGCTGAGCTAACCTTCGACCCGCGTATTGAGGTGGAGATTTTTCGCCATCTGCCGGATCACCTTTCTGGGTTGCCACGCCGAGTTGGTGTGCCGATCCAGCTAGTGGCAGGGCAAGAGTCGCACTTACTCACCCCCACACGGGTTAAGCGGCTTCAGCGTCGTGGGTTAGCTATCAGCGAGGTTCCTGGTACCCATATGTTCCCTATGGAGCATCCAGATGAAACGCGGGCGGCCATATTAGCGGCGTGGCAGCGTTTTTCACAGGGAGCCAGTAAGCGCGCATAA
- the dinB gene encoding DNA polymerase IV → MRKIIHCDCDCFYAAVEMRDNPALNDVPIAIGGSVEQRGVVATCNYPAREFGIHSAMPMAQALKRCPHLIVIRGDMAKYKAVARQVFAIYRDVTELIEPLSLDEAFLDVTNVTLCNGSATRMAEAIRQRVKSEIGITVSAGVAPNKFLAKIASDWRKPDGLFVITPNDIDSFVQQLPVKKIHGVGPRTAEKLAGLGIQTCADLRARSLTELVEQFGRFGHRLFELSHGRDERPVKTHRERKSISTEQTYSQDLPTLEACRQQLPDLLSDLEQRYARLDPAPAVRGLMVKVKFNDFTQTTVEHADPAPSLDQFESLLTIGWLRGERPVRLLGVGYRLAEEVTVQQLSLF, encoded by the coding sequence GTGCGCAAAATTATTCATTGCGACTGTGACTGCTTCTACGCAGCGGTAGAGATGCGCGACAACCCAGCGCTTAACGACGTGCCTATTGCGATAGGTGGCAGCGTTGAGCAGCGCGGGGTTGTCGCCACCTGTAACTACCCCGCCCGCGAATTTGGCATCCACTCGGCCATGCCCATGGCCCAGGCGCTCAAACGCTGCCCGCATTTGATCGTGATCCGTGGCGATATGGCCAAATACAAAGCGGTGGCGCGCCAAGTGTTTGCGATCTATCGCGATGTGACCGAACTGATTGAACCGCTCTCGCTAGACGAAGCCTTTTTAGACGTGACCAATGTCACTCTTTGCAACGGTAGCGCCACCCGCATGGCCGAAGCGATTCGTCAGCGGGTGAAGAGCGAAATAGGTATTACCGTCTCGGCAGGTGTCGCACCCAATAAGTTTCTTGCCAAAATTGCCAGTGACTGGCGCAAGCCGGACGGCCTGTTTGTGATCACACCAAACGACATTGATAGCTTTGTGCAGCAACTGCCAGTCAAGAAAATCCATGGGGTAGGGCCGCGCACCGCTGAAAAATTGGCGGGGTTGGGTATCCAAACCTGCGCGGATTTGCGGGCTCGCTCGCTTACCGAGCTGGTCGAACAGTTTGGCCGCTTCGGGCATCGGCTGTTCGAGCTAAGCCATGGGCGCGACGAGCGGCCAGTGAAAACCCATCGCGAGCGAAAATCGATCAGCACTGAGCAAACCTACTCCCAAGACTTGCCGACGCTGGAAGCCTGTCGCCAGCAGTTGCCTGACCTGCTCAGTGACTTAGAGCAGCGCTATGCCAGACTAGACCCAGCGCCCGCCGTGCGCGGGCTAATGGTAAAGGTGAAATTCAACGACTTTACCCAAACCACCGTGGAACACGCCGACCCAGCGCCCAGCCTAGATCAGTTCGAATCCCTGTTAACTATTGGCTGGTTACGAGGGGAGAGGCCGGTTCGGCTCTTAGGCGTGGGCTATCGCTTGGCAGAAGAAGTTACCGTTCAGCAACTCTCACTGTTTTAA
- a CDS encoding NAD-dependent protein deacetylase — protein MTNSIAQAGEALASFIERHPKLWVITGAGVSTDSGIPDYRDADGQWKRPPPVQHGDFMASLAVRQRYWARALIGFKAMREAQVSGAHRALAALETMGYVELLVTQNVDRLHQRAGSSKVIDLHGRADMVACMTCGYQLMRHAMHSEMANMNPRFAALDARHAPDGDADLETDFSTFKVLDCPRCQGILKPQVVYYGDVVPPARRLAAQAGLQNADAVLAVGTSLMVYSGYRYCRDAHAMGLPVASLSLGVTRADALLTHQWRAPLTPVLEHAVACLKRD, from the coding sequence ATGACAAATAGCATCGCGCAGGCAGGGGAAGCGCTGGCGAGTTTTATTGAGCGCCATCCTAAACTGTGGGTGATTACTGGCGCAGGAGTCAGCACCGACAGCGGCATTCCTGATTACCGTGATGCGGACGGGCAGTGGAAGCGACCGCCGCCGGTACAGCATGGCGATTTTATGGCCTCACTGGCGGTGCGCCAGCGCTATTGGGCGCGGGCGCTTATTGGTTTTAAGGCCATGCGTGAAGCCCAGGTGAGCGGTGCGCATCGTGCACTAGCGGCGCTTGAAACCATGGGCTACGTGGAACTGCTGGTGACACAGAACGTGGACCGTCTGCATCAGCGGGCAGGTTCTAGCAAGGTGATTGATTTGCACGGGCGAGCAGACATGGTGGCGTGCATGACCTGCGGTTACCAACTTATGCGCCATGCTATGCACAGCGAAATGGCTAACATGAATCCCCGTTTTGCAGCGTTAGATGCCCGCCATGCCCCCGACGGCGATGCAGATTTAGAAACCGATTTTTCGACGTTTAAGGTGCTGGACTGCCCACGTTGCCAAGGCATCTTAAAGCCCCAGGTCGTTTATTACGGCGATGTGGTGCCGCCAGCGCGGCGCTTGGCTGCTCAAGCAGGGCTGCAAAACGCCGATGCTGTATTGGCTGTGGGCACCTCGTTGATGGTGTATTCCGGTTACCGCTACTGCCGTGATGCCCACGCCATGGGCTTGCCAGTTGCCTCGCTGTCGTTGGGCGTTACTCGCGCCGATGCGCTCTTAACCCATCAGTGGCGCGCTCCGTTAACGCCAGTGCTAGAGCACGCGGTGGCGTGTTTGAAGCGTGACTAA